From a region of the Gossypium raimondii isolate GPD5lz chromosome 10, ASM2569854v1, whole genome shotgun sequence genome:
- the LOC105775024 gene encoding protein JINGUBANG has translation MASMDSPNSPPNCSSFAIRETTHHKKMASLDPSNSPPNHSFALRDATAQCFLRSLSTKEASFNGFHCSPPRYSTPSLHTSPLSSPLRTFNPNPSNHTISLDASYKCLSSVLKKDGQILSIAISNGIIYTGSDTNLIRIWKLPEFSECGVLKTKASTVVALAVSHERVFAAYGDTKIRVWRRTWDGTLKHIKLATIPRISGYVRSYISSKDKMTRHMGPITSLAINISDNILYSASVDKTVKVWRISDLKCIENIPAHSEPINAIVVADDGILYTASDDATVRVWRRNFCRGEWPHSLMVTLPAKCSPVKTLTLTADGGVLYGGCTDGYVHYWLKGWASGQLQYGGALQGHTHAVMCLASVSNYVISGSADSSSRVWSREHDGQHVCLAVLVGHRGPIRCVTAFLGHAGEEVEDGCTICTGSLDGVLKVWRVSRTKRGSGGFVKNDYFELD, from the exons ATGGCCTCAATGGACTCCCCCAACTCACCTCCAAACTGCTCATCTTTTGCAATAAGAGAAACAACTCATCACAAAAAGATGGCTTCATTAGACCCTTCAAACTCTCCCCCAAACCACTCTTTTGCACTAAGAGACGCCACAGCTCAATGCTTCTTGAGAAGCCTCTCCACCAAAGAAGCCTCCTTCAATGGTTTCCATTGCTCTCCACCTCGTTACAGCACTCCTTCTCTGCACACTTCTCCTTTATCCTCACCTCTCCGCACTTTCAACCCCAATCCTTCAAACCACACCATAAGCCTTGATGCTTCCTATAAATGCCTATCTTCGGTCCTTAAAAAAGATGGCCAGATTTTATCCATAGCTATCTCGAATGGGATCATTTACACTGGTTCCGATACAAACTTGATACGTATTTGGAAGTTGCCTGAGTTTTCGGAGTGTGGAGTGTTAAAGACTAAAGCATCCACGGTTGTTGCTCTTGCGGTATCCCATGAAAGGGTTTTTGCAGCCTATGGTGATACCAAGATTCGGGTGTGGCGAAGAACATGGGATGGTACACTGAAGCATATCAAGTTGGCAACAATTCCCCGGATCAGCGGCTATGTCCGGAGCTACATTTCCAGTAAAGATAAAATg ACGAGGCATATGGGGCCAATAACATCACTGGCAATCAATATATCAGATAACATCCTATACTCAGCATCTGTTGATAAAACCGTGAAAGTTTGGAGAATATCAGACCTCAAATGCATTGAGAATATCCCTGCACATTCCGAACCCATCAACGCCATCGTGGTGGCCGACGATGGAATACTCTACACCGCCTCCGATGACGCCACCGTCAGAGTTTGGCGGCGCAATTTTTGCCGAGGTGAATGGCCACATTCACTCATGGTAACCTTACCAGCCAAATGCTCACCCGTCAAAACTCTAACACTAACCGCAGACGGGGGAGTCTTATACGGTGGCTGCACCGACGGGTATGTACATTACTGGCTGAAAGGCTGGGCATCGGGCCAACTGCAATACGGTGGTGCGCTCCAAGGTCACACCCATGCAGTCATGTGTTTAGCCAGTGTGTCTAACTATGTAATCAGTGGGTCAGCAGACTCATCTAGCAGGGTGTGGAGCAGGGAACATGATGGTCAACATGTATGTCTAGCCGTTTTGGTTGGGCACAGGGGACCCATCAGATGTGTGACAGCATTTTTGGGACATGCAGGGGAGGAGGTTGAAGATGGTTGCACCATCTGCACCGGGAGCCTTGATGGAGTCCTCAAGGTGTGGCGTGTAAGTCGTACAAAAAGGGGCAGTGGAGGAtttgtaaaaaatgattattttgagtTAGATTAG
- the LOC105777066 gene encoding 54S ribosomal protein L51, mitochondrial, whose protein sequence is MALRGVWQLKKLIVSYCDWGGSSRGIRAFMESELPTFKEKNPQLEVVTELIRGQHPHLKGFYKNKNERVVCVKNMTPEDILLYATRLRNALGRKVVKLKTRHVTKHPSVQGTWTTDVKF, encoded by the exons ATGGCATTGCGAGGAGTTTGGCAACTTAAAAAACTGATAGTAAGCTATTGTGATTGGGGAGGGAGTAGCAGGGGCATCAG GGCATTTATGGAGTCGGAGTTACCGACTTTTAAAGAGAAAAACCCTCAGCTCGAGGTGGTTACTGAGCTCATTCGTGGGCAGCATCCACATTTGAAGGGCTTTTACA AGAACAAAAACGAGCGGGTGGTATGCGTGAAGAATATGACTCCTGAAGATATCCTTCTTTATGCAACCAGACTAAGAAACGCATTGGGAAGAAAGGTGGTGAAATTGAAGACAAGGCATGTAACCAAACACCCCAGTGTGCAAGGTACATGGACAACTGATGTGAAATTTTGA
- the LOC105777065 gene encoding 40S ribosomal protein S4, which produces MARGLKKHLKRLNAPRHWMLDKLGGAFAPKPSSGPHKSRECLPLILILRNRLKYALTYREVIAILMQRHVMVDGKVRTDKTYPAGFMDVVSIPKTNEDFRLLYDTKGRFRLHAITGDETKFKLCKVRSVQFGQKGIPYLNTYDGRTIRYPDPLIKANDTIKLDLESIKIVDFIKFDVGNVVMVTGGRNRGRVGVIKNREKHKGSFETIHVQDAAGHEFATRLGNVFTIGKGTKPWVSLPKGKGIKLSIIEEARKRLAAQAAA; this is translated from the exons ATG GCTAGAGGGTTGAAGAAACACTTGAAGAGGCTCAATGCCCCCAGGCATTGGATGCTCGACAAGCTTGGTGGTGCATTC GCGCCCAAGCCATCGTCTGGACCCCACAAGTCGAGGGAATGTTTGCCACTTATTCTCATTCTGCGAAACAGACTGAAGTATGCTTTGACATACAGAGAAGTGATTGCTATTCTTATGCAAAGGCATGTTATGGTAGATGGGAAGGTTAGGACTGATAAGACCTACCCTGCAGGTTTTATGG ATGTTGTGTCAATTCCCAAGACAAATGAGGACTTCCGTCTCCTTTATGACACTAAAGGTCGTTTCCGCCTTCATGCCATCACTGGTGATGAGACTAAG TTTAAGCTCTGCAAAGTTAGGTCTGTCCAATTTGGCCAGAAGGGTATTCCATACCTGAATACCTACGATGGACGCACAATCCGTTACCCAGACCCTTTGATCAAAGCCAACGACACCATCAAGCTTGACTTAGAGAGCATCAAAATTGTTGATTTCATCAAGTTTGATGTTGGGAATGTTGTCATGGTCACTGGTGGAAGGAACAGGGGACGTGTTGGAGTGATTAAGAACAGGGAGAAGCATAAGGGTAGCTTCGAGACAATCCATGTACAAGATGCTGCTGGACACGAGTTTGCAACTCGTCTAGGCAATGTCTTCACAATCGGTAAAGGAACAAAGCCATGGGTTTCGCTTCCCAAGGGCAAGGGTATCAAGTTGTCGATCATTGAGGAAGCGAGGAAGAGGCTTGCTGCTCAGGCTGCTGCTTAA